The Acidobacteriota bacterium genome contains a region encoding:
- a CDS encoding efflux RND transporter periplasmic adaptor subunit has protein sequence MKAKLVLLLAAAALAAGCARSHAAAAPPPPIPVVVATAQQQAVEVHTDWVATLSGYVNANIQPQVSGYLVKQDYREGSVVRKGQILFAIDPRPFQAALDETKGKLAQAEGQVVQATAQVAQARAQLGAATLDVNRDLPEAAARAIPQSQLQNDQQARLAARAAVAAAEANVVADKASVKAAQAGVEQAALNLGFTQVHSLITGVAGIAQVQIGNLVSPQTVLTTVSQLNPVKAYFSISAQDYLASAAHQHGAIDLLAPHGRAGVQLVLADGSIYPHPGTVLFADRAVNSDTGTIALAASFPNPGGLLRPGQPVKVRALTRVLARALVVPQSAVSEVQGGNEVAVVGADDRISIRPVQLGPTAGSGWVITSGLNPGERVVVEGTGKVRAGARVRPVTAASAGGAGE, from the coding sequence ATGAAAGCCAAGCTCGTTCTTTTGCTGGCGGCGGCCGCCCTCGCCGCCGGCTGCGCGCGTTCTCACGCCGCGGCCGCGCCGCCGCCGCCCATTCCGGTGGTCGTGGCTACCGCCCAGCAGCAGGCGGTCGAGGTGCATACCGACTGGGTCGCCACGCTGTCCGGCTACGTCAACGCCAATATTCAGCCCCAGGTAAGCGGCTACCTGGTGAAGCAGGACTACCGCGAAGGTTCGGTCGTGCGCAAGGGTCAGATCCTGTTTGCGATCGATCCGCGGCCCTTCCAGGCGGCGCTCGACGAGACCAAGGGCAAGCTGGCGCAGGCGGAAGGCCAAGTCGTGCAGGCCACGGCGCAGGTAGCGCAAGCCAGGGCGCAACTGGGCGCCGCCACGCTCGATGTCAACCGCGATCTGCCCGAGGCCGCCGCGCGCGCCATTCCCCAAAGCCAGTTGCAGAACGATCAGCAAGCGCGACTCGCCGCGCGTGCCGCGGTTGCCGCGGCCGAGGCCAACGTCGTCGCCGACAAAGCCTCGGTCAAAGCCGCTCAGGCCGGCGTGGAACAGGCCGCGCTCAATCTCGGGTTTACCCAAGTGCACTCGCTGATTACCGGCGTCGCCGGCATCGCGCAGGTGCAGATCGGCAACCTGGTGTCGCCGCAGACGGTCCTGACCACCGTGTCGCAGCTCAATCCGGTCAAGGCGTATTTTTCGATTAGCGCCCAGGACTACCTCGCCAGCGCGGCGCATCAGCATGGCGCCATCGATCTGCTCGCGCCGCACGGCCGTGCCGGCGTGCAACTTGTCCTCGCCGATGGCAGCATCTACCCGCATCCGGGCACCGTGTTGTTTGCCGACCGCGCGGTGAATTCCGATACCGGCACCATCGCGCTGGCCGCTTCCTTTCCCAACCCCGGCGGTCTCCTGCGTCCCGGCCAGCCCGTCAAGGTCCGTGCGCTTACGCGCGTCCTCGCCCGTGCGCTCGTGGTGCCGCAATCGGCGGTGAGCGAAGTGCAGGGTGGCAATGAAGTCGCCGTCGTGGGCGCGGACGACCGCATCTCGATTCGTCCGGTGCAGCTCGGTCCCACCGCCGGCTCCGGCTGGGTGATTACCAGCGGCCTCAATCCCGGCGAGCGCGTCGTAGTCGAAGGCACCGGCAAAGTCCGGGCAGGCGCTCGCGTGCGGCCCGTCACCGCCGCAAGCGCGGGCGGAGCGGGCGAGTAA
- a CDS encoding TetR/AcrR family transcriptional regulator, producing MDSRSAIRRRVPSQARGRLKVECLLAAAGAEMARQGYAGATMCGIAGRAGAAVGSLYQFYPHKEAIAEVLRERYTTAAAPLWAQLRAAAPRLPAPALAARLVQLEFEIDRTCPGFAALLDAPRTEGSARRRSQFRRRIAAVLRAWRPRLGAPRALQHAAVIQQLLRGMLSLPAASRRAGWQDFEGILARYLEDRIGDLTT from the coding sequence GTGGATTCACGTTCTGCCATCAGGCGGCGGGTGCCGTCGCAGGCGCGGGGCAGGTTGAAGGTCGAATGCCTGCTGGCCGCCGCCGGCGCCGAAATGGCCCGTCAGGGCTACGCCGGCGCCACCATGTGCGGCATCGCCGGACGCGCGGGCGCGGCCGTCGGCTCGCTCTATCAGTTCTATCCCCATAAGGAAGCCATTGCCGAAGTGCTGCGTGAGCGTTATACCACCGCTGCGGCCCCGCTCTGGGCGCAGTTGCGCGCCGCGGCGCCGCGTCTGCCCGCCCCGGCGCTGGCCGCGCGCCTGGTGCAACTGGAGTTTGAAATCGACCGCACCTGCCCCGGCTTTGCCGCTCTCCTCGATGCGCCCCGCACCGAGGGATCCGCTCGCCGCCGCAGTCAGTTCCGCCGCCGCATCGCCGCCGTCTTACGTGCCTGGCGCCCGCGCCTGGGAGCCCCGCGCGCCCTGCAGCATGCAGCGGTCATCCAGCAATTGCTGCGCGGCATGCTCTCGCTGCCCGCGGCCAGCCGCCGCGCCGGCTGGCAGGATTTTGAGGGCATTCTCGCCCGCTATCTCGAGGATCGCATCGGAGATTTAACCACATGA
- a CDS encoding nucleotidyltransferase, which translates to MQVFPDPAALASLCHQFQIRRLSLFGSNLHGAAKPDSDVDLLVEFEPGARPSLLTMADIEIRLSALLGGRRVDLRTARDLSQHFRDEVVRTAAPLYASV; encoded by the coding sequence ATGCAGGTCTTTCCAGATCCGGCCGCGCTGGCCAGTCTCTGCCATCAGTTCCAGATCCGCCGCTTATCGCTATTCGGCTCGAACCTGCACGGCGCGGCCAAGCCCGACAGCGATGTCGACCTGCTGGTCGAATTCGAACCCGGGGCCCGGCCGAGTCTGCTCACCATGGCGGATATCGAGATTCGGCTGTCGGCGCTGCTGGGAGGCCGCCGCGTCGACCTCCGTACGGCAAGGGACCTGAGCCAGCACTTTCGCGACGAGGTGGTGCGCACAGCAGCGCCACTCTATGCTTCCGTCTGA
- a CDS encoding DUF86 domain-containing protein, whose product MLPSDRVRLRHIAEALSGAIEFTRGRTRDQMATDRALAFAAARAIEIAGEAASKLSSEFRQQHPGIPWPQIIGMRNRLEDAYFDIDPDILWETAVVAAAELLPQILHLLAE is encoded by the coding sequence ATGCTTCCGTCTGACCGCGTCCGTCTGCGCCATATCGCCGAGGCGCTTTCCGGCGCCATTGAATTTACGCGGGGACGTACGCGAGATCAAATGGCGACGGATCGAGCCTTGGCATTTGCCGCGGCGCGCGCCATCGAAATTGCCGGCGAGGCTGCCAGCAAGCTCAGCTCCGAATTTCGGCAGCAGCACCCGGGCATTCCCTGGCCGCAGATCATCGGCATGCGCAACCGGCTCGAGGACGCCTACTTCGACATCGATCCTGACATCCTGTGGGAGACGGCTGTCGTCGCCGCCGCGGAGCTTCTGCCGCAAATTCTGCACTTGCTTGCAGAGTAG